Proteins encoded together in one Riemerella anatipestifer window:
- the rny gene encoding ribonuclease Y → MDTVVLIISILGSLIVGAAIGFAFAKSSLNSKAKFIVEDAKKNAENLIEKAKVKAESIKQEKNIQAKERFLELKTEHDAHIQQREKKMQEVEKRARDKEQKLNDELSKVGKLEKDLDKKLSDLSRKEEQLEKKQEKLSVAIAKKVELLEKVSGYSAEEAKEELVETMKSEAKTKAQSYVQNIMEEAQLNAKNEAKKIVIQTIQRIGTEQAIENSVSVFNIESDDVKGRIIGREGRNIRALEAATGVEIIVDDTPEAILLSCFDPVRREIARLSLHRLVTDGRIHPARIEEIVEKTRKQIEEEIIEVGKRTIIDLGIHGLHPELVKIVGRMKYRSSYGQNLLQHSREVANIAATMAAELGLNVKLAKRAGLLHDIGKVPEQESELPHALLGMQWAEKFGENPEVVNAIGAHHDEIEMTSLLSPIIQVADGISGARPGARRQVLESYIQRLKDLEAAALSFEGVSSAYAIQAGRELRVMVESAKVNDSVAAQLSYDISEKIQNELTYPGQVKITVIRETRAVNIAR, encoded by the coding sequence ATGGATACAGTAGTTTTAATCATCAGTATACTCGGTAGTCTTATAGTGGGAGCCGCTATAGGATTCGCTTTTGCTAAAAGCTCGTTGAATTCTAAGGCAAAATTCATTGTGGAAGATGCTAAGAAAAACGCAGAGAATTTAATAGAAAAGGCTAAAGTAAAAGCTGAAAGTATAAAGCAAGAAAAAAACATACAAGCTAAAGAACGCTTTTTAGAGCTCAAAACAGAACATGATGCTCACATACAACAGAGAGAAAAGAAAATGCAGGAGGTTGAGAAAAGAGCGAGAGATAAAGAGCAGAAACTAAATGACGAACTAAGCAAAGTAGGTAAATTAGAAAAAGATTTAGACAAGAAACTTAGCGACCTTTCTAGAAAGGAAGAACAACTAGAGAAGAAACAAGAAAAGCTTAGCGTTGCTATTGCTAAAAAAGTAGAACTTTTGGAAAAAGTTTCAGGCTACTCTGCTGAAGAGGCTAAAGAGGAATTGGTAGAAACCATGAAATCTGAAGCTAAAACTAAAGCTCAATCTTATGTTCAGAACATAATGGAGGAAGCTCAACTTAATGCAAAGAACGAAGCTAAAAAGATAGTTATCCAAACTATCCAAAGAATAGGAACAGAACAAGCTATAGAAAATTCGGTATCTGTATTTAATATAGAATCTGATGATGTTAAAGGGAGAATTATCGGTAGAGAAGGTAGAAATATCCGTGCTTTAGAAGCAGCTACAGGCGTAGAAATTATAGTAGATGATACACCAGAAGCTATCCTTTTATCTTGTTTTGACCCTGTGAGAAGAGAAATAGCAAGGCTATCTCTCCACAGATTAGTTACAGACGGTAGAATTCACCCTGCAAGAATTGAGGAAATTGTAGAAAAAACAAGAAAGCAAATAGAAGAAGAAATTATAGAAGTTGGTAAAAGAACTATTATAGATTTAGGAATACACGGTTTACACCCAGAGCTAGTAAAAATAGTAGGTAGAATGAAGTATCGTTCTTCTTATGGGCAGAATTTATTACAGCACTCTCGTGAGGTGGCTAATATAGCGGCTACTATGGCGGCAGAGCTAGGTCTTAATGTGAAATTAGCTAAGAGAGCTGGTCTACTACACGATATTGGTAAAGTACCAGAACAAGAGTCTGAACTTCCTCACGCTTTGTTAGGTATGCAGTGGGCAGAAAAATTTGGAGAAAATCCAGAAGTGGTAAATGCCATAGGTGCACACCACGACGAAATAGAAATGACTTCCCTTCTCTCTCCTATTATCCAAGTAGCAGACGGAATTTCAGGTGCAAGACCTGGAGCGAGAAGACAGGTTTTAGAATCTTATATCCAAAGGTTAAAAGATTTAGAAGCAGCAGCATTGAGTTTTGAAGGAGTTTCTAGTGCTTACGCTATCCAAGCAGGTAGAGAGCTTAGAGTAATGGTAGAGAGTGCTAAAGTAAATGATAGTGTAGCCGCTCAACTTTCTTATGATATTTCAGAGAAAATTCAAAATGAACTGACTTATCCAGGACAAGTAAAAATCACGGTGATTAGAGAAACTAGAGCTGTTAACATTGCACGATAA